The Brassica oleracea var. oleracea cultivar TO1000 chromosome C7, BOL, whole genome shotgun sequence sequence GATTCTGATAGTTTGTTTTGCTTCAATTTTGGTAAAATAAAGAATTTACTGGTTAACTTACGACAATCAAAATTGGTTAGAAAATTAAGGGTATCTAGAGGACAAGAGAGTAAGCCAAGTACGTATTCACTTCTTATCAGATCTGGTCATACATTTCAATGTAAGATGACGACAACTGATAAAGATGTTGTGCACTAAACCAGAGAAACTAAAGTACATTCAACTATCTAATTATTTACTGATGTCAGTGGTACTATTTAAAAAAAATATACATTTCAAGAAAATAAAGTCATCATTCTTGAAGTCTCTTTAAGGTATTTTTATACGGAGGAAAACAGAAAACCTTGAAGGCATACTATAATTTAATGATAGGACGTGAGGTCTTGTAAGTTATATAATCTCGTACGTATCGTATCGCATAATAGATTTCTACGTCTAAACTCGAAAGCATATACATTATAATAAAAGTTTGACCAAAAAAAAAAAACATTATAATAAAAAAATGGTCAATATGTAAGAGAGAAGCACTTGGAATACTCTTTATTGCTTTGGGGTCCTATGCCCTGGAGCACACACATGACCCAACAAGGATAGATATACATCGATGAGATCCAACGGTTTTAATGAGTTCTCAGAATCAAAAATGCTATTTTCTTCGATGATGCTAAAGAAACGGTGATGATCGATGGGGACCAGACATCAACTTGCAAATTTGCGATGCAAACTGTAGAACAAATAAATGCCACGTGAAACCCTACACGACAGCTAAGTTGCGAAGTACTATTAGTGATGTGGTCCATTAGGCGTTAGGTTGAATCGGACGGTTATAAGACGGTGTGTCATGGAGGGGAATAAGAACCGTCTGATTAAGCTTCTAAAAATAGACAGACATGGTCCATGTCAAGACGTAATTAGAATGGGACCTCATTGTCAAAAACAGAAAGATGGGGTTATATTCAAATAGTTCTTGGGTTTACTGAGTGGGTTTTTAAAAGTTTTTGGGGACCAGTCTTTTGTATAGTAAGTGACTATAGTCTCGGACTCATCGTCATTATGTATAAAATAAAAGGTTTCAGCTTCCAAGAAATTAAAATGTTCAAACGTGTGTAACTAAACTTGATTTGGTTTTAACAACATTACTAATTAACGAATTTTTTTTTACAAACGGAGAATTGTTGTGTTACTTACATTTACTTTTAAATTTCAGAAACAAACAGATGTATGGATCTTTTGACTCTATGTACTATACTAACGTAGAGATTTAAGACATCGAAGATGTAATTCGTCAATCCATGTGAAACGTCATCATGAGTCTCCATAAGTTTGTGTATGTTTTACAGTGTGAAGTCAAGTCTGAATGCAAGAGTAAAGACAGAGAATGAGAAATGTGAACTGAGAATTGTAAATACCTTTAATAAAACAACCTTGCCTGCATTCTCGATATCAATTGATGATTGTTTATAAAAGCAGTTTATGAACTCCAAGTGCTTGATCCTACAAGACTAGAGCCAAAACACGTTCTAAACTAGTGGAACAGATGTATGGATCTTTGACTCTTTGACATTACATTTTTGATACGGAAGGCAACATGGAAAGCTCTTTAGGGGTCACCTTTGGATAGTGTAAACGAGAGATATGGTGAAAAGATCTTGTTTTCTTCTCTGTCACAATCGTGACTTATATACACATTACATGATAACACCAAATCATAATAGAATCTACCGATCTCTATCTACCCTTATCTTTACAACAGAACTTATCCAATATACATTTACGTACGTCGGTCTAAAACCATCTAGACCCTTCCTTAACACTCCCCCTCAAGTTGGAACGTGCAAATCACACACTCCAAACTTGGACAACAAGCAACGAAATGGTGAAGCTCCCAAAGCCTTTGTCAATATATCTGCGAGTTGCTCATTAGTCTGAACATGAACGGTAGAGATGAGCTTGTCTTTTACCGCGTCTCTCACACTGTGACAGTCTTTCTCTATGTGCTTCGTCCGTTCATGGAACACAAGATTCGCTGCGATGTAGATGGCAGCTTTACTATCACAAAACAACTCCATCTGTGTCTCATGCTTAACTCCAAGATCCTCCAGAAGTCTCTTCATCCACTTCAGCTCTTTTAATGCATCTGACATAGCACGATACTCGGCCTCTGCAGACGAGTGTGACACTGTGTCTTGCTTCTTAGTTTTCCATGCGACAGGTGAGTTGCCAAGTAACACCATATACGCTGACGATGATCTTTTCGTGAGCGGGCATGAGTTGTAATCAGAGTCGCAGTATGCTCGTATCTTCAAATCACTGTCAGACCTCAGCATAATACCTTGACCTGGACTCCCCTTCAAGTATCGTAGAACTCTCATCACTGCCTCCCAGTGTGCCTCTCTTGGCTCATGCATCACCTGAGACAGCAAGTGAACTGCATACGACAAATACGGCCTCGTTATAGTCAAATACACCAGACGACCCACTACTCTCCTGAACTTCACAGGATTAACACACAACGGACTCTTATCCGCAAGCAACCGATGGTTCATCTCCATTGGTGTAGTTGCCGGTTTGCTCCCAAGCATCCCAACCTCATCTACGATGTCTAGCGCATACTTACGCTGTGATAAAAACATTCCCTGAGGACTTCTCGCGATCTCTATACCAAGAAAGTACTTGGCCTTCCCCAAATCTTTCATGTGAAAACAGTCACTCAAGTACTTTTTGAACTTTACCATCATATCCAGATCATCACCCGTGACGATCAAGTCATCTACGTATATGAGAACTCACACACTCTTATCTCCCTTGATATAAGTAAACAACGAGTAATCCTCATATGATTGCACAAACCCGAATCCTGTAAGAGCTTTTCTCAGCTTCTCAAACCAACACCTGGGAGCTTGTTTCAACCCATACAAAGATTTACGCAGCTTGCACACTTTGTTTGGATTATCCGATTGAAACCCTGGGGGAAGTCTCATGTACACTTCTTCTTCCAAATCTCCATGTAGAAATGCATTATGGACATCCATCTGGTGCACTTCCCAATTCTTTGCTACATAAACTTGTAAAAGAGTTCGAACCGTGTTCATCTTGGCCACAGGTGCGAATGTTTCTTCATAATATTCACCCTCTACTTGATGGTTTCCACAACAGACAAGTCTAGCTTTGAACCTCTCTATAGTCCCATCTGCATTATACTTAATAGTGAACACCCACTTGCTACCAATGGCTTTCTTCCCTGGTGGTAGGGCAACTACATCCCATGTTCTACTAAGCTCAAGTGCATCTACTTCAACCTTCACTGCCTTCCTCCACTTTCGATCCTTGAAAGCTTCCTTATAGTTCTTTGGTATCAACCCGGCACTCACAGCCGCAAGGAAAGCCTGATGGGCAAATGAAAACTGGGCATCATTCACATAATCAGTAATGGGGTAAGGTGTTTTACCTGGAACCGTTGTTGATGACTCTGTTGGAGGATCGGCGCGAGTGATGGTGTTATGTTTATCAAGAGAACTTTGCGTGTTGTAGAGCACATAATCTCGTAGCTTAGCCGGTGGTTGTGAACTTTTGTGTCCACGCCCCAAAGCTTCCTTGTGCACCACATCTTCACTCAACACTTCTCCGCTAGTACTCGGTTCTTTATCACAATGCTCTGCTTCTGAGTGTTGCTCTGTCACAGACTCCACAACGCTCTTGACATGTTCAACACTCCCCCTGTCGAGCACAATCTCAGTCTGGGGTATCTCATCATACGTTCCAAATTCCATCGCAACCGGAACATGACCTGTCTCATCTCTCTTTGCTGTATACGGGAACACTGTCTCATCAAACACCACGTCTCTAGAGACAAATAACTCGTTTTTATCCATATCGAACAACTTCCAACCCTTCTTTCCAAATGGGTATCCTACAAAGATACACTTCCTACTTCTTGCTCCAAACTTATCTTTGTCCCTCCTTGCTTGATGAGCAAAACTCAGACAACCAAACAACTTAATATTATTATACTCAGGTCTCTTACCATACAAACACTCGTATGGCGTCTTTCCCTCAAGTAACTTTGATGGAGTCCTGTTAATAAGGTGAGCAGCAGCCAACACACTCTCTCCCCAGAAACTGACAGGTAGATTCGCCTGAAACAATAGTGACCTCGCAACGTTCAAGATATGGCGATGTTTCCTTTCCACTCTGCCATTTTGGTGTGGCGTGTTTACGCAAGATGTCTGATGGAGAATCCCCTGCTCCGCAAAGTATCTCGTCAGACACATAAACTATGTTCCATTATCACTTCTCACTTTTTTCACATTTCTACCAAATTGTCGACTAGTAAGAGAAATGAAGTTTGGGAGAACTGTTTTCACCTCACTCTTCTCAAGAAGGAGATGTATCCATACAGCCCTTGTCGTCAACAATAGTGGGAAAATAAACCGCGGCACACAAATACGGAACACGATATGGACCCCATATATCAATGTGTATCAAATCAAATGAACCCAAACTTTTATTAGAACTTTATGAAAACAACTCTCTAGTCTGTTTAGACTGAAAACAAATATCGCATCCACCAAATTTGGTTGAGACGTCTTTAACACCAGAAATAAGAGGCAAATAACTCAAAACACCAAATGTGGGATGTCCCAGCTGACGATGCCACAAAGTCTGATCTTCCGATGCCTTGACTCGATGACCTCTCGTGACTGTCACATCACGATAAACATAAACACCATCTTTCACTTCACCGGCTCCAATCAGAGTCTTCGTAAAACGGTCCTGTAATACACATAGAGTATCAGAAAACACCGCAAGACATCCAGTTTGCCGAAGCAACTTCGCAACTGAAAGTAAAGTACAATTCAAATTTTGAACATAGAGAACATTCAACAACGTGAGTTTCTCTGACAACATTAAGCTACCACACTTTGTTGCCATAGTATGACTACCATCCGCAAAACTCATAGGACGAGGTATCACACTGTGAACCTCACTAAGTAAAGTGATATCTCCTGTCATTTGATGCGATGCTCCAGTATCTATAATAACTTCACCCGTTTGCACATTACCATTCAACTTGTCGGGTATTGGGGACTGCTTCTGGCGCTCCAGAAATGAGGCAAGTGACGCCCGTTGCTCGGCACTTAGCGGTGGAAAACCTGAGGTCTGACTGTTCGCATTTGTAGAAGCTGCGGACACTTGCATTGCATTGGCTCTGGAGCTGTTAGTTCTTCCTCGGCCTCTGCCTCTGCTGCCTCTCCCACCTGACTGATTGCGCTCGTTAAACCATTCTGGGAAACCAATGAGCTGCCAACACTCCTTCTTCTCATGACCAGATCTCCCGCAGTGATCACACACAACACCACTACGTCCTCGTGCAACAACAGCCATGATACCTCCTGGCGAAGACTCCTCACCTCCTACCTTCACATTGAACCCGACTGGTGCTTCTTTTGACTCAACGTGAGACACACCAATCCTATTCTCCTCACGTACTACACGTTGATACACCGTATTGAGATCAGGCAACATCTCTGATCCGATAAGTGTCGTAACAACATTATCGTATCTCGCTTCATCCAACCCCATAAGAAACTGGTGTACCTTCTCTTCTTCATACTCCTTGGCATACACCTCTGATGCTGCACAAGTACACAATGGGAGAGGTTTACAACACAACAGCTCTTCCC is a genomic window containing:
- the LOC106302752 gene encoding uncharacterized mitochondrial protein AtMg00810-like, giving the protein MVKFKKYLSDCFHMKDLGKAKYFLGIEIARSPQGMFLSQRKYALDIVDEVGMLGSKPATTPMEMNHRLLADKSPLCVNPVKFRRVVGRLVYLTITRPYLSYAVHLLSQVMHEPREAHWEAVMRVLRYLKGSPGQGIMLRSDSDLKIRAYCDSDYNSCPLTKRSSSAYMVLLGNSPVAWKTKKQDTVSHSSAEAEYRAMSDALKELKWMKRLLEDLGVKHETQMELFCDSKAAIYIAANLVFHERTKHIEKDCHSVRDAVKDKLISTVHVQTNEQLADILTKALGASPFRCLLSKFGVCDLHVPT
- the LOC106302753 gene encoding uncharacterized protein LOC106302753; translation: MSEEKTAIVSSSKSVTEGTTSPYYLAPADNPGTCITPLENALRAKRKFRFINGSLKIPDEKENPVEIEMWRTTNSMIVGWIRASISPTIRSTMPFSPDACKMWNELKKRLSVGSGVRVHQLKSELAACKQEGSSVMEYFGRLSKKWEELLCCKPLPLCTCAASEVYAKEYEEEKVHQFLMGLDEARYDNVVTTLIGSEMLPDLNTVYQRVVREENRIGVSHVESKEAPVGFNVKVGGEESSPGGIMAVVARGRSGVVCDHCGRSGHEKKECWQLIGFPEWFNERNQSGGRGSRGRGRGRTNSSRANAMQVSAASTNANSQTSGFPPLSAEQRASLASFLERQKQSPIPDKLNGNVQTGEVIIDTGASHQMTGDITLLSEVHSVIPRPMSFADGSHTMATKCGSLMLSEKLTLLNVLYVQNLNCTLLSVAKLLRQTGCLAVFSDTLCVLQDRFTKTLIGAGEVKDGVYVYRDVTVTRGHRVKASEDQTLWHRQLGHPTFGVLSYLPLISGVKDVSTKFGGCDICFQSKQTRELFS